AGAAGCAGATGCGCGCGGCCTGCCACCTGACGCGGACATGGGCACTGCGGGAGGGGAGAACGGAGATTTAATCCAATATTGAAAAAATAATTCAGCCGTTTCGTTTTAACCTTTTCTACCCTCTTATCTGACCATGACTCCCCCCGTCTTGCGCACTGAACAAAGGCAGGCTGAAATTGCCTGGTTTTCGGCCCTTTGTGGCGATGACTATGAATACCTGGGTGTGTATGACGGGGATCTTCGAAGCAGCTATGAACACTGCGGCGACATCGTGGAAAAGGCGGATGCACACGGGTTTCAAAACATTCTTTTGCCATCTGGATGGATCGTGGGGCAGGATGCGCTGAGCTTTGCCTCGGCAATGGCTCCGCAGACGAAGCAGATCAACCAGCTGGTGGCGCTGCGCATGGGAGAGGTGTGGCCGCCGATGCTGGCGCGGGCCATAGCGACAGCGGACCACATCGCCAAAGGCAGGTTGTGCATCAACATCATCTCCTCCGACATGCCGGGGATGAAGGAGAGCAATGAGGTGCGCTATGCGCGCAGCAGCGAGATTATCCAGATCCTGCAGAAGCTGTGGGCGACGGACGGGCCCATGGAATGGAAGGGTGAGTTTTACAACTTCAGCCTGCCGACCTGCGACCCTGCAAAGCCGTATCAGCAGAATGGCGGGCCGCTGCTTTATTTTGGCGGCATTTCCCCGCTGGCGCAGGACCTGTGCGCGAAGCACTGCGATGTGTTTTTGATGTGGCCGGAGACGGAGGACCGGCTGGCGGAGACGATGCGGGGCATGTCTGAAAAGGCGGCGGGCTATGGGCGCAAGATTGACTTCGGCCTGCGCATTCACGTGATCGTGCGGGAGACGGAGGCGGAGGCCAGGGCGGCGGCTGACCGGCTGATTTCCAAGCTGGATCTGGAAAAGGGGCAGGAGATCAGGAAAAAGTCCCTGGACAGCCAGAGTGCGGGTGTGCTGCGCCAGGATGAGCTGCGGGCGCAGAGCAAGGACCTCTTTATCGAGGATCATGTCTGGTCCGGCATTGGCCTGGCGCGGAGCGGCTGCGGCAGCGCGATTGTGGGCGACCCTGACCAGGTGGTGGCCAAGATGAACCGTTACATGGACATGGGCATCCGGGCTTTCATCCTGAGTGGTTATCCGCATCTGGATGAGTGTGATCTGTTTGCGAAGCATGTGCTGCCGCGATTGCCGACCTGCCGGTTGAATGAAGTGCAGGGTCGGCTCGTTTCTGATCCGGTGACACCGCTGACCACGGCCCCGCGCCGGTGAGGGAGATAGTCGTTGTTTAATACCAGCCCCGTTTTGCCTAACTAATATTTATGAATTCGCCCGTCCGCTTTGTACTCGCAGGTTTTGGAGCCTGGGGGAAGTTTCATGCCCAGTCCATTGCCGGAAATCCGGAGGCGGAGCTGGTGGCAATCTCGGTGCCTTCGGAGGCTACACGAGCAGAGGCACAGGCACTTTATCCGCAGGCGCAGATCTTTGCCGATGCGATGGAAATGATCGCACAGACCGAGTTTGACATCATTGACATTGCGACGCCGAGCCACACGCATCGGGAGATCGCCGTGGCGGCAATGAGCCGGGGCAAACATGTGCTGCTGGAGAAACCGATGGCCATCACGCTGGAGGATTGCAAAACCATCGTGGCGGCGGCGAAGGAGCACGGCGTCCATCTGGCGGTGGGGCATGAATTGCGGCTTTCATCGCAGTGGGGGGAGATCAAGAAGATCATCGAACGTGGTACCATCGGGGACCCGCAGTATGTGCTGGTGGAGCTTTCAAGAAAGCCTTACCGCCAGGGGGCCAGCGGCTGGCGTTATGATCCGGCGCGCGTGGGGAGCTGGGTGCTGGAGGAGCCGATTCATTTCTTTGACCTGGCGCGCTGGTATCTGGAGGGCAGTGGCGATCCGGTGGAGCTGTATGCCTATGGCAACTCCCGCGATGCGGAGCGCCCGGGGCTGTTTGATAATTTCAGCGCAATGTTTAAATATGCGAATGGCAGTTATGGGGTGGTTTCGCAGACGCTGGCCGCCTTTGAGCATCATCAGACGGTGAAGGTGAGCGGTACGAAAGGGGCGCTGTGGGCAGGTTGGAGCGGAGCGCTGGACCGCACGCTGGAGCCGAGTTATTTCCTGAAGGTCTTCGACGGCGAGAACCTGGAGAATGTGAAGATGGAAAAGCACAGCGGCGAGGTGTTTGAACTGCGCGAGGAGATCGCCCAATGCGTGGAAATGGTGCGCACCGGAAAAGCCCCGATTGCGACGGGCCTCGATGGTCTGTGGTCCGCCGGGCTGTGCCTGGTGGCGGAGGAATCCATCCGCCAGGGCAGGCCGCTGCCGGTGGGGGAGATGCTGAAGTTTTAGGGTAAAAAGATTCTGGGTAAAAAGATTTTATTAATGCCTGTGGAATGTGCCATCCCATTTTCGAGACTGGAACGTGAGGAGTTTCAGCAGATGGACTATCGGGTGATGGCTTGTGCGTTTGCGTCGCATGGTGAACTGGGCCGGCATTGCACGGAGGAGATTTACAGAAATGATCTGATGGCACGTCTTGAAGAGGAGGGGATGGGGCCATTGCAATCGGAGGTTCTGGTGCGTGTGAGGCATG
This Prosthecobacter sp. SYSU 5D2 DNA region includes the following protein-coding sequences:
- a CDS encoding LLM class flavin-dependent oxidoreductase; the encoded protein is MTPPVLRTEQRQAEIAWFSALCGDDYEYLGVYDGDLRSSYEHCGDIVEKADAHGFQNILLPSGWIVGQDALSFASAMAPQTKQINQLVALRMGEVWPPMLARAIATADHIAKGRLCINIISSDMPGMKESNEVRYARSSEIIQILQKLWATDGPMEWKGEFYNFSLPTCDPAKPYQQNGGPLLYFGGISPLAQDLCAKHCDVFLMWPETEDRLAETMRGMSEKAAGYGRKIDFGLRIHVIVRETEAEARAAADRLISKLDLEKGQEIRKKSLDSQSAGVLRQDELRAQSKDLFIEDHVWSGIGLARSGCGSAIVGDPDQVVAKMNRYMDMGIRAFILSGYPHLDECDLFAKHVLPRLPTCRLNEVQGRLVSDPVTPLTTAPRR
- a CDS encoding Gfo/Idh/MocA family oxidoreductase, whose amino-acid sequence is MNSPVRFVLAGFGAWGKFHAQSIAGNPEAELVAISVPSEATRAEAQALYPQAQIFADAMEMIAQTEFDIIDIATPSHTHREIAVAAMSRGKHVLLEKPMAITLEDCKTIVAAAKEHGVHLAVGHELRLSSQWGEIKKIIERGTIGDPQYVLVELSRKPYRQGASGWRYDPARVGSWVLEEPIHFFDLARWYLEGSGDPVELYAYGNSRDAERPGLFDNFSAMFKYANGSYGVVSQTLAAFEHHQTVKVSGTKGALWAGWSGALDRTLEPSYFLKVFDGENLENVKMEKHSGEVFELREEIAQCVEMVRTGKAPIATGLDGLWSAGLCLVAEESIRQGRPLPVGEMLKF